In Lacibacter sp. H375, one DNA window encodes the following:
- a CDS encoding OstA-like protein, with protein MFVRIGLLCCLLFCVSVLSAQQKTLPPRPSQSSDTVRIVEILKTNRFDFRTIDSATQLQILVGNVHIRQGRTLFWADSVVYNEKTNFMQAYGNVHINDADSVNIYSQYMQYDGTKKLATFRDKVKLSDGNSTLYTDEMDYDMNGKVGTYRNGGRIESKQTTLYSKEGFYYADIKDIYFVGNVKMSDPEVALASDSLLYNTSSQVATFIAPTTIKSGQSIINTREGYYDLKLKKAKFGSRSRMQDSTSTMIADDFAFDDKTGFGEAKGNVQYKDTSQGALLFANRVFFNKEKKNFLATEKPVMVVVQNKDSVFIAADTIYSGLMRDLAGMKNGYISAFDTLKGKQIIQIDSILKNDSSSISKDSSLVLADSIEVKTKDTIAVVVEKPIVIAQKDSISNKPPPLKVKPVLVLGDSTKLPTADSNAVAIVDSSTIKKIRPKEETDTLRFITAFRHVRIFNDSLQAVADSLFYSGVDSVFQLFHDPVAWSKGSQVSGDTIYIFTENKKPKRLYVFENGLLVQSVKESSSFFNQIKGRTINGYFINGELDFVKAKGTAESIYYAQDDDSAFVGMNRTTADMIDMYFKERSPQKVKFTSSVKGTTFPIRQLPEDQKKLQNFQWLENKRPKNKLELFL; from the coding sequence GTGTTTGTTCGCATTGGTTTACTGTGCTGTTTGCTTTTTTGTGTGAGTGTATTATCTGCCCAACAAAAAACACTTCCTCCCCGCCCCTCACAATCAAGTGATACGGTAAGGATCGTTGAGATCCTGAAGACCAATCGTTTTGATTTCAGAACAATTGATTCGGCTACTCAATTGCAGATTCTTGTTGGCAATGTACACATACGCCAGGGAAGAACGTTGTTTTGGGCTGACAGTGTTGTGTACAATGAAAAAACAAATTTCATGCAGGCTTATGGCAATGTACACATCAATGATGCGGATTCTGTCAACATCTATTCCCAGTACATGCAATACGACGGTACTAAGAAACTAGCCACCTTTCGTGATAAAGTAAAACTCAGCGATGGCAACAGTACATTGTACACCGATGAGATGGATTACGATATGAATGGCAAGGTTGGTACTTATCGTAATGGTGGCCGTATCGAAAGTAAACAAACAACACTTTATAGTAAGGAAGGGTTTTATTACGCCGATATAAAAGACATATATTTTGTAGGTAACGTAAAAATGAGTGATCCTGAAGTGGCGTTGGCAAGTGATTCCTTATTATATAATACCAGCAGCCAGGTTGCAACGTTTATTGCCCCAACAACTATCAAGAGCGGACAATCAATCATTAATACAAGAGAAGGTTATTATGATCTGAAATTGAAGAAAGCAAAGTTCGGCAGCCGTTCACGTATGCAGGATAGTACCTCCACCATGATTGCTGATGATTTTGCTTTTGATGATAAAACAGGTTTTGGTGAAGCAAAAGGAAATGTACAATACAAAGACACTTCGCAAGGTGCACTGCTTTTTGCCAACCGTGTTTTCTTTAATAAAGAGAAGAAGAATTTTCTTGCAACGGAAAAACCGGTGATGGTTGTGGTGCAGAATAAAGATTCCGTATTTATTGCTGCCGATACTATTTACTCAGGATTAATGAGAGACCTGGCCGGAATGAAGAATGGTTATATCAGTGCATTTGATACATTAAAAGGAAAGCAGATCATCCAGATTGATTCCATTTTAAAGAATGATTCAAGCAGCATCAGCAAAGATTCTTCTTTGGTTCTTGCTGACAGCATTGAGGTTAAAACAAAAGATACAATTGCAGTGGTGGTTGAAAAACCAATTGTGATTGCTCAAAAAGATTCCATCAGCAACAAACCTCCCCCACTTAAAGTAAAACCGGTATTGGTATTAGGTGATTCAACCAAACTACCAACGGCAGATAGCAATGCTGTTGCAATCGTTGATTCATCCACGATTAAAAAAATACGACCCAAAGAAGAAACAGATACACTACGTTTTATTACTGCTTTCAGGCATGTACGCATCTTTAATGATTCATTGCAGGCAGTAGCTGACAGTCTATTTTATTCAGGTGTAGATAGTGTATTTCAGCTTTTTCACGATCCTGTTGCTTGGAGCAAAGGCAGCCAGGTTAGCGGCGATACCATCTATATCTTCACCGAAAACAAGAAACCAAAACGCCTTTACGTATTTGAAAATGGCTTACTTGTGCAAAGCGTAAAAGAAAGTTCAAGTTTCTTCAACCAGATCAAGGGACGCACCATCAACGGATATTTCATCAATGGTGAACTTGATTTTGTAAAAGCAAAAGGTACTGCTGAAAGCATTTACTATGCACAGGACGATGATAGTGCTTTTGTGGGCATGAACCGGACTACTGCTGATATGATCGATATGTACTTCAAGGAACGTAGCCCGCAGAAAGTAAAATTCACCAGTTCGGTAAAAGGCACCACCTTCCCTATTCGCCAATTACCGGAAGACCAAAAGAAGTTACAAAACTTTCAATGGCTCGAAAACAAACGGCCTAAGAACAAACTGGAGTTGTTCCTTTAA
- a CDS encoding Hsp20/alpha crystallin family protein, giving the protein MYHQSHAAKGDHYGSSKRHLLYRSMQRAAVNIYKTETSFEMLVFAPGRIKEHFAVNVKGNELTVSYTPPEGFPKFDWVLREYSRGGFARTFTLDETIDASAITAKYEDGVLQVSLPVIAGAQSKQQEIKIS; this is encoded by the coding sequence ATGTATCATCAGTCACACGCCGCAAAAGGCGATCACTACGGAAGCAGCAAACGGCACCTGCTTTACCGTTCAATGCAACGAGCCGCAGTTAATATTTACAAAACCGAAACCAGTTTTGAAATGCTGGTATTTGCACCCGGACGAATCAAGGAGCATTTTGCGGTGAATGTAAAAGGGAACGAGTTAACTGTTTCCTACACACCACCGGAAGGCTTTCCAAAATTCGATTGGGTATTACGTGAATACAGTCGTGGTGGTTTTGCACGTACGTTCACGTTAGATGAAACCATTGATGCTTCTGCTATTACAGCAAAGTATGAAGATGGTGTGTTGCAGGTGAGCTTGCCTGTTATTGCAGGTGCGCAATCCAAACAACAGGAGATAAAGATTAGTTAG
- a CDS encoding MlaD family protein: MKVSNETKVGALTVIAVTLLILGFNFLKGKTLLKKSNVLYARFPDVGALEPANQVKIKGYRIGNVYKIDKLDKDVSEVVVTINLLDEINIPSNSVAVINSSLTGNSSISVLPGNSKTFLAKGDTLLSASNPDILSKITTSIDPVMANVKQAVDSLKLLLSNVNSMFDEKTKANLRHTIANLKSTSDELNVMLNSKNGALSKTLNNVEAFTTNLNTNNEKLNTTIENFKTTSQKLSELQLKETVTNLNNSITQLQGILQKANSKDGSLGLLIHDPKLYNNLQNTTRSLNILLDDFKLHPKRYINVSVFGGKKDKSEPLKAPLADSIYNNQK; this comes from the coding sequence ATGAAAGTTTCCAACGAAACCAAGGTAGGCGCCTTAACCGTAATAGCTGTTACCCTTTTGATCCTGGGTTTTAATTTTCTGAAAGGCAAAACCCTTCTCAAAAAATCAAATGTGCTCTATGCACGTTTCCCCGATGTAGGTGCACTCGAGCCGGCCAACCAGGTAAAAATTAAAGGTTACCGTATTGGTAATGTATATAAGATCGATAAACTTGATAAAGATGTAAGTGAAGTGGTTGTCACCATTAACCTGCTCGATGAAATTAACATCCCCAGCAATTCAGTTGCTGTCATTAACAGCAGCCTTACCGGCAATTCATCCATCAGCGTTTTACCGGGCAATTCAAAAACATTTCTTGCAAAAGGCGATACATTGTTAAGTGCCAGCAACCCTGATATCCTTTCAAAAATTACTACAAGCATAGACCCGGTAATGGCCAATGTAAAGCAGGCTGTTGATTCGCTGAAACTTTTATTGAGTAATGTCAACAGCATGTTTGATGAAAAGACAAAAGCCAACCTGAGACATACTATTGCGAATTTAAAGAGCACATCTGATGAATTAAACGTTATGCTCAATAGCAAGAATGGAGCACTTTCGAAGACATTGAACAATGTTGAAGCCTTTACCACCAACCTCAATACCAACAACGAGAAACTGAATACAACCATTGAGAACTTTAAGACAACTTCGCAAAAGTTATCAGAACTACAATTAAAGGAAACAGTTACCAATCTTAACAACAGCATCACACAATTACAGGGAATTTTGCAGAAAGCCAATAGTAAAGATGGTTCACTTGGTTTGTTGATTCATGATCCGAAACTTTATAATAATCTGCAGAACACAACCCGCAGTTTAAATATTTTGCTGGATGATTTTAAACTGCATCCTAAACGATATATAAATGTTTCTGTCTTTGGGGGCAAAAAAGATAAATCTGAACCATTGAAAGCACCATTGGCCGATAGCATTTATAACAATCAAAAATAA
- a CDS encoding putative LPS assembly protein LptD, producing the protein MQLWLFLSPPYMFQRRKVNHKSVFITAVAALLLYGLTVSGRSAFHSTSDFLQALTFSVIDTTPVKPTKQAIKKPALQTREGSAAQQNRMLIDTVPKKDTVNLVDSLQRKDSLVQKIDTFDFKLSKDSIDAPVDFEAEDSMVIDIPGKQIFLYNKASVKFKDVALDAAVIRLDQPTQILTAFSIKDSTGKPIGVPAFKQAESAFTSDTIRYNFKTQRGLTIGTYTQEGEMFIYGEKVKRISPTVFFAEKARFTSCNYDTPHFAFKARKVKFISNKVAVTGLVRPEFENVPIPLGLPFGLFPMKQGRRTGLLPPQPVANDQLGFGLEGLGYYKTVGEYWDATIRANIYSYGSYSLFLSPTYRKRYRYSGGFNISYLNTKIGFKGDPDYVPPNRNFSVQWNHSLDGKARPGQTFSASVNVATSLFNRYFPNNASQNFNNTLQSSIAYQRTWAGKPFNLSVTANHNQNTNQKQYNISLPDIGFTVNTLYPFQKKEFVGTPKWYEKLGVSYNGTFRNQFSFTDSTFTLKHLLDTATWSARHSIPIQLSLPALGPLQVGPAISYDETWHSRTFVRRWNPATKSVETVSEKGFYQERQMSFGLNFSTAVFGKLDFKKGNVKALRHVIRPTFGLGYRPDMNKSKWYRAQVDSTGRELWFDKFNGSQAANIPDGRSGSINLSIDNNLEMKVRDKKDTSEAADKKIRLIDGFGVSTSYNMLADSFALSDFNFYLRSNLFEKISLTAGANVSPYQVDPKTGFRKREYAWQADKFSLGRFTSGFVSVSTQFKSKPKDEKKEKEKQETERNRRNNGDYDEQSRELNAIQRNPSEFADFNIPWSLSLSYSLNLNRQLKLDYSGFETLITQSVNFNGDFNLTEKWKVQANGTFDIQTKTLQYLTTSISRDLHCWQLAINVTPVGIYRSFSISINPKSGLLRDLRINRSKFFYNLPQ; encoded by the coding sequence ATGCAATTGTGGCTATTTTTGTCGCCACCGTATATGTTCCAACGCCGTAAAGTTAATCATAAATCTGTTTTCATCACCGCTGTTGCAGCATTGCTGCTCTATGGCCTAACGGTAAGTGGTCGATCTGCATTTCATTCTACATCAGATTTTCTGCAAGCTTTAACATTTTCCGTAATTGATACAACACCGGTTAAACCAACAAAACAGGCAATCAAGAAACCTGCATTACAGACGAGGGAAGGTTCGGCAGCGCAGCAAAACAGAATGTTAATTGATACGGTGCCTAAAAAAGATACAGTCAATCTTGTCGATTCTTTACAACGCAAGGATTCGTTGGTACAAAAGATCGATACGTTTGATTTTAAACTGTCAAAAGATTCTATTGATGCGCCGGTTGACTTTGAAGCAGAAGATTCAATGGTGATCGATATACCGGGCAAACAGATCTTCCTATATAATAAGGCATCGGTTAAGTTTAAAGATGTAGCACTCGATGCCGCTGTTATACGCCTTGACCAGCCAACCCAGATACTCACTGCTTTTTCTATAAAAGACAGTACAGGAAAACCAATAGGTGTACCCGCCTTTAAACAGGCAGAAAGTGCATTTACATCAGATACCATTCGCTATAATTTTAAAACTCAGCGTGGTTTAACTATCGGCACATATACGCAGGAAGGGGAGATGTTTATTTACGGGGAGAAGGTAAAGCGTATCAGCCCAACCGTTTTCTTTGCAGAGAAAGCGAGATTTACTTCCTGTAATTATGATACACCGCACTTTGCGTTTAAAGCACGTAAAGTAAAATTCATCAGCAATAAAGTGGCCGTTACAGGTTTAGTTCGACCGGAATTTGAAAATGTTCCCATCCCTCTTGGTTTGCCGTTTGGTTTATTCCCCATGAAACAAGGAAGGAGAACAGGATTGTTGCCACCGCAACCGGTAGCGAATGATCAGTTAGGTTTTGGTTTGGAAGGATTGGGTTACTATAAAACGGTTGGTGAATATTGGGACGCCACAATAAGGGCCAACATTTATTCTTACGGGTCGTACAGTTTATTTCTTTCACCAACTTATCGCAAGCGTTACCGCTACAGTGGTGGATTCAACATCAGTTACCTCAATACAAAAATTGGTTTCAAAGGCGATCCTGATTATGTGCCACCTAACCGGAACTTTTCTGTTCAGTGGAATCATAGTCTTGATGGAAAGGCAAGACCGGGACAAACTTTCAGTGCAAGTGTAAACGTTGCAACGAGTTTGTTTAACCGCTATTTCCCCAACAATGCATCGCAGAACTTTAATAACACGTTGCAATCTTCAATAGCTTATCAGCGCACATGGGCGGGGAAACCTTTTAATTTATCAGTAACTGCAAATCATAATCAAAATACCAACCAGAAGCAATACAATATCAGTTTGCCTGACATTGGTTTTACGGTAAACACACTTTACCCGTTCCAGAAAAAAGAATTTGTGGGTACACCTAAGTGGTACGAAAAATTAGGCGTGTCATATAACGGTACGTTCCGTAACCAGTTCTCATTTACTGATTCAACATTTACACTCAAACATTTACTCGATACTGCAACCTGGAGTGCAAGGCATAGTATTCCAATTCAGCTTTCTTTGCCTGCATTGGGCCCATTGCAGGTTGGTCCTGCTATCAGTTACGATGAAACCTGGCACTCACGCACTTTTGTGCGTCGTTGGAACCCTGCAACCAAATCAGTTGAAACAGTAAGTGAAAAAGGTTTTTACCAGGAACGTCAAATGAGTTTTGGTTTGAACTTTAGCACCGCTGTGTTTGGTAAGCTTGATTTTAAAAAGGGAAACGTAAAAGCGTTGCGTCATGTGATTCGTCCAACATTTGGATTAGGATACAGGCCAGATATGAATAAAAGTAAATGGTACCGTGCACAGGTTGATTCAACAGGAAGAGAATTGTGGTTCGATAAATTTAATGGCTCACAGGCCGCTAATATTCCTGATGGCCGTTCGGGATCTATCAATCTCTCGATCGATAATAACCTGGAGATGAAAGTGCGTGATAAAAAAGATACTTCAGAAGCAGCAGATAAAAAGATACGATTGATCGATGGGTTTGGTGTGAGCACCAGTTATAATATGCTTGCCGATTCGTTTGCGTTAAGTGATTTTAATTTTTATCTGCGTAGTAATTTGTTTGAAAAGATCAGTTTAACTGCGGGTGCAAATGTTTCCCCTTACCAGGTTGATCCTAAAACAGGTTTCCGTAAACGGGAATATGCATGGCAGGCCGATAAATTTTCTTTGGGTCGTTTCACCAGTGGGTTTGTGTCAGTAAGTACACAATTCAAAAGCAAACCAAAAGACGAGAAGAAAGAAAAGGAAAAGCAAGAGACAGAACGCAACAGGCGAAATAATGGTGACTACGATGAGCAAAGCCGTGAATTGAATGCAATACAACGCAACCCCAGTGAGTTTGCTGATTTTAATATTCCGTGGAGTTTAAGCCTTAGCTATTCATTGAATCTTAACCGTCAATTAAAACTGGACTACTCCGGCTTTGAAACACTGATCACACAATCAGTGAACTTCAACGGTGACTTTAATTTAACAGAGAAATGGAAAGTGCAGGCAAATGGTACGTTTGATATTCAAACAAAAACATTACAGTATTTAACGACTTCTATTTCGAGAGATTTGCATTGCTGGCAGCTTGCTATCAACGTTACACCGGTTGGTATTTATCGTTCATTCAGCATCAGCATTAATCCAAAATCAGGTTTGTTGCGTGATCTGCGTATCAACCGATCGAAGTTCTTCTATAATTTACCGCAGTAG
- a CDS encoding BamA/TamA family outer membrane protein, protein MQLKIFLKSFSSILLHIFVLIEVAAQTNNDSSVNKSHLIALPVISRSIETDWSFGAGGTYTFYTTRKKDSTTRTSSIRFLGTYSLRKQFLFTVNGPVFFPGEKYILNSHFSFSSFPDRFWGVGNHTPNSNEEEYNFKQFYVHLHGERLLGQKLFAGLIYDFQRVININTEPGGLFDQQNVAGKNPYQVSGLGLSFSWDTRNNTFWPNKGHLFSLQATHYTSLLFSDHQFNNIVADARWFRQITRKQILALQGYAFLNTGADIPIRSIASLGGADRMRGFYSGRYRDDHLLSLQTEYRIHLYKRISAVGFAGMGDVAGRFSTLSLQRLKYSYGGGLRFAVNKNEKLHIRFDYGFGNGKGNNGFYLQFGEAF, encoded by the coding sequence ATGCAGTTGAAGATCTTTCTGAAATCGTTTAGTTCTATCCTGCTGCACATATTTGTTTTGATCGAAGTTGCAGCACAAACAAATAATGATTCATCTGTCAACAAAAGTCATTTAATTGCTTTACCGGTTATTTCCCGATCCATTGAAACTGATTGGTCGTTTGGTGCAGGTGGCACTTATACATTTTATACAACAAGAAAAAAAGATTCTACTACCCGAACATCCTCTATTCGTTTTCTTGGAACTTATTCACTGCGAAAACAATTTTTGTTTACAGTAAATGGACCGGTATTTTTCCCTGGTGAAAAATATATTCTCAACAGTCATTTCTCCTTCAGCTCTTTTCCTGATCGCTTTTGGGGAGTGGGAAATCATACACCCAACAGCAATGAAGAAGAATATAATTTCAAACAATTCTACGTTCACCTGCATGGTGAACGTTTGCTGGGTCAAAAATTATTCGCAGGACTTATTTATGATTTTCAACGAGTGATCAATATTAATACTGAACCTGGAGGTTTGTTTGATCAGCAGAATGTTGCAGGTAAAAATCCTTACCAGGTATCAGGTTTGGGATTAAGTTTTTCGTGGGACACACGTAACAATACCTTCTGGCCAAACAAAGGACATTTATTTTCGTTGCAGGCCACACATTACACATCGCTGTTGTTTTCCGATCATCAGTTCAACAATATTGTAGCGGATGCAAGATGGTTCAGGCAGATCACACGTAAGCAGATACTTGCGTTGCAGGGATACGCTTTTTTAAATACGGGTGCCGATATACCTATCAGAAGCATTGCCTCACTTGGTGGTGCCGACAGGATGCGTGGTTTTTACAGTGGCCGTTACAGGGATGATCATTTGCTGAGTCTGCAAACAGAATATCGTATTCATTTGTATAAACGCATCAGCGCTGTTGGCTTTGCAGGTATGGGCGATGTAGCAGGACGTTTCAGTACACTTTCATTACAGCGTTTGAAATATTCGTATGGCGGTGGACTTCGGTTTGCTGTAAACAAAAATGAAAAACTGCATATCCGTTTCGATTATGGTTTTGGAAATGGCAAAGGCAACAATGGTTTTTACCTTCAGTTTGGAGAAGCATTTTAA
- a CDS encoding N-acetylmuramoyl-L-alanine amidase family protein, with product MNKNWFPGIACLLMVGVVAISFTSKKNNTAAAGKIRTIVIDAGHGFKGTIGARHGSFGTEVSEDQISYEVAKRLVTILQKEMPEVKILESRPTVYFVENKARAEFANNNKGDLFVSIHCNYVPKLREVVREGSRKETYYVTTGKGKNKKRVKKTRTVPVYKTYYHANPAHGTETYVFAAHKQDDKEEFILEDGNIFSNEEDDGTINANINDPIVKQQVALWTKQFFGNSVKLASIVEEEFVGIGRFSRGVKQRQKGIWVLQATAMPSILIELGFLSHRPEEEYLISEEGQQQMVESIARSIKRYKDLVEKPAVQNAANNSRK from the coding sequence ATGAACAAGAACTGGTTTCCCGGAATTGCCTGTTTGCTGATGGTGGGTGTGGTGGCTATCTCCTTCACCAGTAAGAAAAATAATACTGCAGCAGCAGGAAAGATCAGGACCATTGTTATTGATGCCGGCCATGGTTTTAAAGGAACAATTGGTGCACGTCATGGCTCATTTGGTACAGAAGTATCAGAAGATCAAATCTCATATGAGGTTGCCAAACGATTGGTAACTATCCTTCAGAAAGAAATGCCTGAAGTAAAAATTCTTGAATCGAGACCTACAGTTTACTTTGTAGAAAACAAGGCACGTGCTGAATTCGCCAATAATAATAAAGGCGATCTGTTTGTATCGATCCACTGCAACTATGTACCTAAGCTGAGAGAAGTAGTAAGGGAAGGTTCCCGCAAAGAAACCTACTATGTTACAACCGGAAAAGGCAAAAACAAAAAACGTGTAAAGAAAACAAGAACAGTTCCTGTATATAAAACATATTACCACGCCAATCCTGCACATGGCACAGAAACGTATGTGTTTGCCGCTCACAAGCAGGACGATAAAGAAGAATTCATTCTGGAAGACGGTAATATTTTCAGCAATGAGGAAGATGATGGCACTATTAACGCCAATATTAACGACCCCATCGTTAAACAACAGGTAGCACTCTGGACCAAACAGTTTTTTGGCAACAGTGTAAAGCTGGCTTCTATTGTTGAGGAAGAATTTGTAGGTATCGGCCGCTTTAGCCGTGGGGTAAAACAACGCCAGAAAGGTATTTGGGTATTGCAGGCCACTGCCATGCCAAGTATTTTGATCGAGCTGGGCTTTTTATCGCACAGGCCCGAGGAGGAATACCTGATCAGCGAAGAAGGCCAGCAACAAATGGTTGAAAGCATTGCCCGTTCCATCAAGCGCTACAAAGACCTGGTGGAAAAACCAGCGGTGCAAAATGCGGCTAATAATTCCCGTAAGTAA
- a CDS encoding NAD(P)H-hydrate dehydratase: MKIFTSEQVRAWDAYTIAQEPVASIDLMERAAIACTNWILKHQFSKKKLHIFCGKGNNGGDGLAIARLLLQEAVTVKVYIFETGAKGTDDFQHNLEQLHKITKEIHFIQSAEFFPVLTADDVAIDALLGTGLNKPIEGLMLQLVEHISNSPAAVISIDIPTGMFADTSCKEHTCTRADHTLSFQAHKLCFMMQENAECFGEIHLLDIGLHQAYYHETIAYHQLIDREIIRSIYKKRKAFSHKGVFGHALMMAGSYGKNGAAVLSAKSALRSGAGLLTVHTPKCGYTVLQTTVPEAMLETDVEERHLSTLPTDMSRYTAIGIGPGIGLHEHTAELLMNLLHTAHQPVVLDADALNLLSIKKDLTKLLHEECILTPHPKEFERLFGKTNNDFERKELALQKAEELNCVIVLKGHHTFIASPNGDAWFNNTGNAGMATAGSGDVLTGILTGLLAQGYNAEEAAILGVYIHGAAGDLAAQQLSQEAMMSGDINQYIGNVFLQL; this comes from the coding sequence ATGAAGATCTTCACTTCCGAACAGGTAAGAGCATGGGATGCTTACACCATAGCGCAAGAACCGGTGGCTTCCATTGATTTAATGGAACGTGCTGCTATTGCATGTACCAACTGGATATTGAAACATCAGTTCTCAAAAAAGAAGCTGCATATTTTCTGCGGCAAAGGAAATAATGGTGGTGATGGTCTTGCCATTGCACGACTGTTGTTACAGGAAGCTGTTACTGTAAAGGTTTATATTTTTGAAACCGGTGCTAAAGGCACCGATGATTTCCAACATAACCTTGAGCAGCTGCACAAAATCACCAAAGAAATTCATTTTATTCAATCAGCAGAATTCTTTCCTGTATTAACTGCTGATGATGTAGCCATTGATGCCTTACTTGGTACCGGCTTAAATAAACCAATCGAAGGTTTAATGCTGCAATTGGTGGAGCATATCAGCAACTCTCCCGCTGCAGTTATTTCCATTGATATTCCGACAGGCATGTTTGCCGATACAAGTTGTAAAGAACACACCTGCACAAGAGCTGATCATACATTGAGTTTCCAGGCGCATAAACTTTGTTTTATGATGCAGGAAAATGCTGAGTGTTTTGGTGAAATACACCTTCTCGATATTGGCTTGCATCAGGCTTACTATCACGAAACAATTGCTTATCATCAACTCATCGACCGGGAGATCATTCGTTCGATTTACAAAAAACGAAAAGCATTTTCACACAAAGGCGTGTTTGGTCATGCATTGATGATGGCGGGCAGTTATGGAAAAAACGGAGCAGCTGTTTTATCTGCAAAATCTGCATTGCGCAGCGGTGCAGGTTTGTTAACTGTGCATACACCTAAATGTGGCTATACTGTATTACAAACAACTGTACCGGAAGCGATGCTTGAAACAGATGTTGAAGAAAGGCATCTTTCTACGCTTCCAACAGATATGTCGAGATATACTGCAATTGGTATTGGACCGGGAATTGGTTTGCACGAACACACTGCAGAACTTTTAATGAACCTGCTGCATACAGCACATCAACCCGTTGTACTTGATGCAGATGCTTTAAACCTGTTATCGATCAAAAAAGATCTCACAAAACTTTTGCATGAAGAATGTATACTTACTCCTCACCCAAAAGAATTTGAACGTTTATTCGGTAAAACAAATAATGATTTCGAACGCAAAGAACTGGCGCTGCAAAAAGCGGAAGAGTTGAATTGTGTAATTGTACTGAAAGGTCATCATACATTTATTGCAAGTCCGAATGGTGATGCGTGGTTTAACAATACAGGGAATGCAGGCATGGCAACAGCCGGTAGCGGTGATGTATTGACAGGTATTTTAACGGGCTTGCTTGCACAAGGTTATAATGCAGAAGAAGCAGCTATACTTGGCGTTTATATTCATGGTGCAGCAGGTGATCTTGCTGCGCAACAGTTATCACAGGAAGCAATGATGTCTGGTGATATCAATCAATACATCGGCAATGTATTTCTTCAACTGTAA
- the nhaA gene encoding Na+/H+ antiporter NhaA, which produces MPLSFLKRTFISPLLEFIQDSRAVGVTLLVCTVLSLIISNSGWGNSYLSFWNTEVHLSHYLPHTIIHWINDGLMAIFFFQVGMEIKRELVDGELSSLKQSILPVAGAFGGMLVPALIFTLFNSGTVYANGWGVPMATDIAFSLGIASLLGNRVPIALKIFLTALAIIDDLGAIVAIAVFYTSTIHLLYLFIGILVFAVLLLWTKLKLPFGFWNFLLGAAMWFCFFNSGVHATIAGVLFAFTIPVKRLTEIEHSLHNYVNFLIIPIFALANTAIHIPAGFIQHISNSLSLGIIFGLLVGKPVGIVFFCWLLVKLKLGQLAEGISWKHMIGLGLLAAIGFTMSIFISMLAFKDSFTQDISKMAVMVASVIAIILGYAWFKFFIKEKQ; this is translated from the coding sequence ATGCCGTTGAGTTTCCTTAAGCGTACATTTATTTCACCTTTACTGGAGTTTATTCAAGACAGTCGTGCCGTTGGCGTTACATTACTTGTCTGTACGGTTCTTTCATTGATCATCAGCAATAGTGGCTGGGGTAATAGCTATCTTTCGTTTTGGAATACGGAAGTTCATTTATCACATTACCTTCCTCATACAATCATTCATTGGATCAATGATGGATTGATGGCCATCTTCTTTTTCCAGGTGGGCATGGAAATTAAACGTGAATTAGTTGATGGTGAATTATCATCTTTAAAACAATCCATCCTGCCTGTTGCTGGTGCATTTGGCGGAATGCTCGTTCCTGCGCTCATCTTCACACTATTTAACAGTGGAACAGTTTATGCAAATGGTTGGGGCGTGCCCATGGCAACGGATATTGCTTTTTCACTCGGCATTGCATCCTTATTAGGAAATCGTGTACCAATTGCGCTGAAAATATTTTTAACAGCATTAGCCATCATTGATGATCTTGGCGCTATTGTGGCCATTGCTGTTTTTTATACCAGCACGATTCACCTGTTGTATTTGTTTATCGGAATATTAGTTTTTGCTGTTCTTCTTTTATGGACTAAGTTGAAACTACCTTTTGGCTTCTGGAATTTCCTGTTGGGTGCAGCAATGTGGTTCTGCTTTTTCAATTCAGGTGTGCATGCTACCATTGCCGGTGTGTTATTTGCATTCACCATCCCGGTGAAACGATTGACGGAAATAGAACATTCACTTCATAATTACGTTAACTTTCTCATCATACCCATTTTTGCATTGGCCAACACTGCTATTCATATTCCTGCAGGTTTCATACAGCATATCAGCAATTCATTAAGCCTCGGAATAATATTTGGGTTACTTGTTGGTAAGCCGGTTGGCATCGTCTTCTTTTGCTGGTTATTGGTGAAACTAAAACTCGGCCAATTAGCAGAAGGCATCAGCTGGAAACATATGATCGGTCTTGGTTTGCTTGCTGCAATTGGTTTTACAATGAGTATTTTCATTTCCATGCTCGCATTTAAGGATTCTTTCACACAGGATATTAGCAAGATGGCCGTTATGGTAGCGTCAGTCATCGCAATCATTCTTGGATATGCCTGGTTTAAATTTTTCATAAAAGAAAAACAATAA